AATGGCTAAAGAAAAGGTCGATGTTGAAAAGAAGACGGTTGAAAAGCGGCAACTTCCCAAGGCAGAGATGCCCATGAAGGATGCCGGTGAACAAAAGGTATGCCGCTGGTGTTGGAATTGGGCAAAAGCAACAGCATTCGCTAACATTGAATCTTGTATTATCCCTCAGCCGAAGAAACGTCGCTGGCCGGCAAAGGTAAAAGGTTCCGGTTTGATTTTCATCAAGCACCTTCCGAGAGGTTTCCACGAGGAAGAGATGCGTGAGTTCTTCAGCCAGTTTGGCGATATAGTGCGAGTGTGTGTAGCACGGTCGAAGAAAACAATGCAAAGCAAAGGGTATGGTTATGTGCACTTTCGCTTCCACGAGGTGGCCGAAATTGCAGCGAGCGCTATCAACAACTACATGATGTTCGGACGTGTACTGAAAGCGAACGCACTACCCAAAAAAATGACCAAAGTGCCACGTAATTTTGGACGTGCGTATGATTCGAAGGGCGAACAAACGGCCGCTTACCGGAGTTGGATTAACAGCCGAGTGAGGAATGCAAATAGCTACCTCGGCCCGCAGACACAGCTCGATCGGGTTTCGAAACAGATGAAACGTTTGAAGCGTGCCGAGAAGGAACTGCACGAAGCCGGCATCGAGTTACCGGAGACGAAAAGTTCAATGTCCAAAATgcaggaaaaaacaaacgagctAAACCAGCAGGTTAAGGAGAATCTGGCTAAAAGAGCAGCTGCAATCGAAGCAACGGAAAAGCCCGTTGAGCAGGAGGTAAtggacgacaacgacgacgacgatgatgatgaggatgaagaAACTGCTTTCAGTATGTTGGAACCATCCGATTTTACGGAAACGGAATCCGCCGTAAATGAAAAGGAAGAAACGGAATCCTCCAAGACagaagcagtaaaaaaagCGCAAGAGAAAAGCAAAGAATTCGGGCTATCGAAAAGCAAATCTGCCAAACCAATTACTACCagcaacaaggaaaacaagaaagcTTTACCGGCAAAAAAGCAACCTAAAACAGCAAAGCTAGCACTGGACAAGAAGAAACAAAGTGAAGCGAGTGACGTACCTTCATTGAAAGTAAAGGGAAAGCTAACCGCTAAAGACGCCAAGCCCGCTAAATTAGCTAAAAAGAAGAAGTAAACTAAACACAAGCTCAACAGCACATTGAGGTATGTGGTTTGAAAGAGGTCTAGTAAGGCCATGAAGTTAGAAGCTATTGCGTCTAGCCTACTAGAACCTTTCAAAACGCATACCAGTATGCTGCGTGTAGTATATTGTGAACTTTCATTTCCCTTTGCTTGGTGCAAAAACAGGCGCAAGTTATTGGCTGAGTTCACCCTTCTGGTGGGTAATATAACAAAAGGGATAGCATAGCACATAATAAGAAATTGGAAACTCGATCGTTATTCCGTTTATTATTAAGTGAAAGGAAACGTCTTTGTATGCTATCCGTTCATTTAGTTTTAGTGTCCAGATGTctgtttcaaatttatttcttaataaatacaaattcGTACAATTGTGTGTACGAACACACGAAACCCGACATATTGTTGTGAATAAACTTCATATACTAAGGGCGGGCCGAGGTGACATGATGGTAGAAACGCCGGTCTTCaaacgaacggaccggaccaagtGAAAGATATGACGATCCATAGCTAAGTATATGATGAGAACAGTTGTATTAATTGTATATGATCGACGGAGGAGAATTAGGATTACCTCTTGTGTTTGAAGCTCTCCTGGTAACAGAAATCCcaaaacggctcgtttgtatggaattatCAGTATCAGCCGACGAGGTGGTTGAGACAGATGAAGGatcctttccatttcatctatctcactcgcactagcgatcgttcgcATGCCGTTGATAGTAAGATAGCCAATGTAGTAGACGATCTGCTATCatgctcaatgataacatgcgaaagCGTAATTAATGTTACCTCCAACAAAATTGGTCTCCTGGCATTAGATCGGCTGGTGGTTAGAGTGTTTTAATTAGCGAGTCTTCCTGATTGCAAAGTAACTTGGCTTGGACTAGCATAGACTGCAGAAGGCTTTCTTCTGAGTAAAGATTTTGCTTGTAATGAACAATAAGATAGCAAACGAAATGAACTTTATAACATTCAAAGAATTTTCTTTCTCCGAGCATTACTGGAGCATAAGTTTGATTAACGTCCAAAGGGGACCTTCGGCATGGAGTATGCAGCATCAACACATTAAATCTGCAGCAATAGCAATCGTAGTAAGCTATGAAGAGCATTTCTTTTGTTAATGCCACTAATCGTATTGAGTTTTTCATCTTACCGTTGTCGGAACAAGTCCTAATAAAGGAGTTATACTTAACATAATAAAGGagttgaaaataataaatgaaaatgaacaataaaacagtttcTTTAAGCAGTTTTACACTCTGTTCGGATACTAATTAATCCCCGGGGGCAGTAATAAAGCTCGACAGCGCGGCGGTATTGgcattttatgaaaattttattacaaaaaaaaagaagaatatgATGTTGGTgaaatttgtgtgtttgagtagtgtgtgtatgtgtgtatgttgttgtATGTGTCGTACAGAACAAACTGTTtactgctttgtttttgtttcctctctTCCATCCCTACTACTGTTTAGCATTTTCATGGGTTTTAAAGTTTCTAGTTGCAAgttttgtcttctctttctgtCTGTGCGTTCAACTCCTTCTATCCGGGAGACAAGTTTGAACATtacactttgtttttttcttttttcctcttgCTTTATACTTGTTTTGCTGGTACctactatttttgttttgttttgtcatacTTACAAATTACTGCATCGCTCTACTATCTTTGACTTGAAGAAGAGtgagtttcctttttgtgaCGTTCATTTTCGTGTCTCTAACATTCTTCTggtctgttgctgttgcgctgTGGGTTGGGTGTGATGTTTCAACAAGAAATCCTTTTCTTTTGACCTTCCGTAGAAAGGTTTCCAAACGGATGGAAGAATCGAGTCGGAACTGGGAGACGTATTAATTCCTTCTACGGttattgttgtggttttgtgttttagttAGTGTTATTAccttgttttcttctcttttatGTAGTTTGGTTCTATTTCCTTGCTAATCCTTTATGCGTTTGCTTGTGTGCTTGGTTGTATTAATGAACTTTTAAGTTTTGTGCTCtcttttacttgtttttttacttcctcGACCTGCATTCTATTATATATTTtaaggttttggttttgttcttgtgTTTTGCACGTtcctgttttgcttctttgttgATACCATTTGATGATGCAACACAATAAAAAGAACAGGATTTCCGCAACATTTCAAAACatgtttgtggttccatttgCTTTTGCAACTTCaatttctcacacacacacacacgtacccaCTCGCGAACGTTTGTCTGTTTGCATCTTCTTCCCATTTCGCATTCATTCACCATTAAACGCTATTTGAGTAAGAATAAATTtatatacttttttgttttgcgcattgttttgtcaagtgtgtatgtttgttgtgTATTTATGTTGCGTGTGttcatgttttgtgtttcttcttgttttgttttttttctgtttctattaatattaataatttggCGAAAACgagatgctttttttgttatctttttgcGCTctcgtggttttgtttgtttatttaatcttCTTAAAATGTATCTTTCTAACATTGCGGTTAGCAGTTTgctctttcttccttttttttagttgtttcaatatgcttttcgctttttatcttttctgtTATCACCGTTATCCGTCTCTTCTTCGCacgtttcttttcctttgaCTCTGCGCGTTCAAGTGTGTGCTGCTAAGAGtgtatttttctgttttctgtgtgtgtgtttttctcgtGTTGTGTTTCGGGGAAAGGTGCGCTTTAGAGATATTCTTCATGTTAATATATCCAATCTATCCGTTTTAATTCATCGCACGCAGCTTCATTGTGCCGTTTGGGGACGACACAGCACTAGAAGTCTACTAACTATTACACAGAACGGGGAAGATAAAacgggaaggaaggaagtaaGTTACTAGGTGGATGCGGCGGTGGCAATCAATTTGtatcgtttctttttcctcttttaGCATAAGTCtttatgtatatatttatatatttccaCGTACGACTAGGATGGGGGCCATTTTTATCGGTTTTAACAGTAATGTTTCATTTGAGCTTCATTCCGACCAGAATCGTCAGCATCATGGCATAGCGCTCCCCACAAAAGGGAAGCGAATGTGTTGGTATGCCGTTTTTACCGGGAATTTGCATCCCTCTTACGTTCTGGCTCGCGCCTAAAATTGGAAGTATGTTAAAGCTACTTGCGCAAAACACTCCCTTTTTGCCGCATAATAACATCTTACACCGGGACCTATTCAAGCCAATCAAGAACAGGACAGCCGTACAAAAGACGAATAAAATAGGGCCTCATTGGGTAAGCTCGATCGAAATTATACTTCGATTTTGAAAGCGTAGAGTCGAAGAAGCTGAGATGTTCTTTATAAAACAGATTTAATTAAGCCGGACGCGTGCCACCCACCAAACGCTGGATTGGCATTGTGTAGCTATGGATAATTTATGCCGCAGTTGGTCAACCATTAGCTGGGGATAGTAAGAACAAAATCCGCTAAACTCTTGTCAAATCGAATGTAAAGAACATTATCCCGAAGAGCgctaagagaaaaagaaatcttACGAAACGGAAGACGTACACTACACGTACGTGGAATTTCAAAACGGAACCTGACTAAACTGACTAAAACAATGCGTGTtccatacacaaacaaataggTAGATGGTGTTGCTTACGAATGTACTATGCGCATGTGGCTTAGAATTACGATAAAATAGTGATAATAAAAaggatatttaaaaataaaacaatatataaTGCACAACCAACAACGGACAAACGGTCGGTCCGTTGCGATGCGCCGACTAATGATTAATATGGCTGCGTTCGTCACTTTGAGAGACGCGTATTTcaatgtttgtatgtttgttgcttctgttttgtttttcgctcgcTTTTTGCtcatgttttgctgttttttgtttgtttgcaaatatcgcgtttttttgtgtattttttttcacataattttctccatttgttttacttttcttttatcttcttttcaagcacgaaatgtattttttgtttgctctccaCATTTTCTCACGCTGTATTACGCTTTTTAATTGGTTACAATTAATTAatagctctctctctcctttttcctttttcttttctcttctacTGGCTCGCTCTATTCTAAGGACGCGTATAATGGCTTTggatttctattttgtttacttAGTTAGTGAGTTTTCTATTCACTGCTTGGTAGTGAACGCGGAAAGGGACGTTCCCGTGACTGGATCTCTTTCAACGGCACGGactcacagaaaaaaaagtttttacacacacacacacattagtaTAGTAGCAGCAACATCCTTCATTTTCGTATATTGTATTGGCGCGGTTTTTGTGTTCGGTATTTTCTGCCTCTTGAaattacacatacacatcatTCATCCTCAGCGAGTTTGAGATTTCTACAAaggggttttttcttcttctagttTTCATTGCTGCACATCACTTAATCGCTACATCTTTCGGCTACACACTAGTATCTAAATTGGGTTCATatgtttaaattacttttGCTTCATATGCCATAAGGGAGTTTGGAGAAAAAACGTACCATCAACTTCCATCAAATGAAGCTACTGTATTCTTGAGCGGTTTGCGGCGTTTACTACGCATCGGTATATCGATATCTCACGGTTACAGATGAACCCAAAACTTAACCGAAGCTGGTTGCAATGCCCCTTATCAGGGAGAGTATTTGAGTGTTACTGTACTGACTGACTTGTACGATCAAATTGATCCTGGAGGAGGAGCAAATTTGACTGTTGGTAGCTTTCGCAGGTAGAACTTTACCAACCATCCTCAAATCATCGTTTTGGACAATTGGTTACATATTAATAGGTAAAAGAAGACATCATTCTCCTTTCGCTAATAGTAGAcgcgttttgtttctttactgCGACGTAATAAGACGCATATTGGAagccaaaaaaccaaaccctaAACTAAACATATTGTGTGCATATAGAAcgaggtgtttgtttttttgttttgttttggtagaAGACATAACATATTAAACCAACGATCTTGTAACAATTGTGCACGGTCAGTTAAATTGtgcgttttattgttttggggtttttagCGGAAGTAGTACGGAAGATTGTTTTGTCTGTTGGCGCGCGCATATTAAATCCTATCGAAAAACGGGATACTTTTTATCACAAATCTGTACCTCTAGCACACACCGATAGTACATCCGAATGAAATGTCGGTACCAAAAAATTGCCGGTATCGGTGGTACAAGTTGTGCTTTGCAACGTAATGCCTCTGGGTAACGTGCTGTACGGGAAGCATGGTGTAATTTCTTCTCCTAAAAGCTTTAGTTACACTTGTGAAGAGTTGTGTGTGAGAGATGGGGGTAGAATTTGAGCATATCACACTTTTTGCACACGAGGAGCATTATTATTCCTCATCTTTTCCGTTCCGCGAATGATAaagctttgtttattttactgaCGAGTATTAATAAAGGCAAACgaacacaaacgaaacaaaaacaaaaaggaactgCTATCAAAACATTGTATACAAACGTGTGTAGCGAAAATTGATTAaagtaaagcaacaaaaaaaaaacccctacacACTGATATgacaaacattaaattaaacaaatatacCGATTGAAACACTTTTCGTGACGCTTGCAAAAATATGAGCTGTTGAGAGATTCTTGGTTCGTGTTATGCGATTTTCCGCACTAGACATGCACGACTCTTGTTTGACAATCTACCGAGCTAAGGAGATTCCGTTTTCCGTTGGTTTTTACATTTCTTTGGTGTTTCGAAATATAGAGAAAATTGTGTTGTGAAGATTCTtccttaccatttcaccaccaCGAAGATCGTTACATTTACGCTCAATCGATTCTGGAAGAACAACACCATTTTGCACTATTGATTAGAGAGCTGCCCTAGTGTGCTACTACTGGGTGGAGACATTGGTAGACAATTATCAAACGCAAAAGCTAGAATAGAATAGAAGTAATTTCTGGCggaaaccacaacaaaaaacaacctatTTCGAGGCAAACTAattctgcaaacaaaaaccggacgagagtttgaaaaaaaaacaaaaacaatactttAACCTAATTCCTAAGATATATaaacgaggcaaaaaaaactcgaatGACTATGTGAATAATTGAGTCACTTTGCGCGTACGTGAAAGCTCAACATGATGTAACCGTAACGCCCTAATATGCATCTCTTACCGTCTGCATAACACAcggggtgtttgtttgtgatgttGCTTGTGTGCATTGCGTGATGTGCATACGTTTCTCCCTGAAACGGAGAGGAGTTTTTCGGAAGGGGTGAAACCTCCCTTTTTCTTAATAACCTTTCCATTTTGTGCTTTGGTTTCGATGTTACTTGTGCGCTTGTTAGCTGCATTAGGTTTTCCTTGCGGGTAGTTGCACTTTTCACAACATTTGTGTGGGAATTAGTTTACCCACTAGCTTAATAACTGGGGAACTTTCAGCACGAAACTACCATCATCATGGTAATTCGGTGGAAATGAGAGGCAAAAGAATACTTTCTACTCTTgtgtagaaacaaaaacaaaggaaaaagttttccaaaattAAACACCTAATAAGGGAAGCGCATCTGTAACTGTTCCGTACGCGTCCATTACTTGTCGATGGGCTGGCTAACTTTGTGTCCATTCTATATATCCAGCATCGGATATACACTACTGCTAGTGCGTTATGAAGTACGCTTACATAGTTGTCCTTACACAAGCCCACGAAGCACACTGCGAGAGCTTTGGCTGCTGCTATTTGGGGGGGATGGGAGCGGGCATGAATCGGGAGAAGGAAGGAAGCATTCTAGGTAGTATCATTTTGGGTGTATTCCTTGCTTCCACGCGTAGAGCTTTTTTTGTCTCTACCGGTTTGCCTTAGTACGGGGTGAAACGGTTGTATCCTCCCCGATAAATGGTTGcctaaaatgataaaaattcaAGAACGATAAATATCTTCctctttttctttggtttcttCCTACTCATAAGGATCACACTTACCGCATAGCCGGGCACGGGTCCGATACCGTGTCCTAGGTATGGATCGGTATACTCCGCACGTCCGTATCTGTTCACAGGACGGAAAAGCGAGCGACAAAAGGTATTAATCATCAACGGGACTCATCAACTTTGGATGCTTTTTGATGCTTACCCAGCGACTGTCGTGTATCCGGCAACGGTAGGttgtgctgcagcagctgctgcccCATATGCACGCGCTGCTGCGGCCGTATAACTTGCCGCGGAGTATGCCTGTGCTTGGGCTTGTGCCTGCGACAGTGGCGTCTTCAACAGTGGTGCTGCAGCCTGTAGCAAATGAAAAGGACGAGAAATGAGAGAGAACAAAATGTGAAAAGTTTAGCAAACGAAACTTAAGTTTAACGCCGACGAACACAGTAGAATCAATCTGTTGGATGTAATCAAAcacatcccccccccccgttgTCATCATCCCCACGCGTTTTCGCACACCTCCCCCGGTCGGGCGGTTTTCCGATAATCAAAGTATtccatcaaaaattcaaaactcaATTCACTCAACCACTTCCGACTGGCGGATTCCACCGCCCGTCATCTACCTTATCCCATTATTCTCGATCGGTTCACGTACGGGGAAAACTCACACCGCACGAGGAAGGATTCTACTTCACGTTAATGAAATCCTAACTTACGCTATCCCTGTGCCAAAACC
This Anopheles marshallii chromosome 3, idAnoMarsDA_429_01, whole genome shotgun sequence DNA region includes the following protein-coding sequences:
- the LOC128712935 gene encoding MKI67 FHA domain-interacting nucleolar phosphoprotein, whose protein sequence is MAKEKVDVEKKTVEKRQLPKAEMPMKDAGEQKPKKRRWPAKVKGSGLIFIKHLPRGFHEEEMREFFSQFGDIVRVCVARSKKTMQSKGYGYVHFRFHEVAEIAASAINNYMMFGRVLKANALPKKMTKVPRNFGRAYDSKGEQTAAYRSWINSRVRNANSYLGPQTQLDRVSKQMKRLKRAEKELHEAGIELPETKSSMSKMQEKTNELNQQVKENLAKRAAAIEATEKPVEQEVMDDNDDDDDDEDEETAFSMLEPSDFTETESAVNEKEETESSKTEAVKKAQEKSKEFGLSKSKSAKPITTSNKENKKALPAKKQPKTAKLALDKKKQSEASDVPSLKVKGKLTAKDAKPAKLAKKKK